The following proteins are co-located in the Mesorhizobium sp. M1E.F.Ca.ET.045.02.1.1 genome:
- a CDS encoding glycerol-3-phosphate dehydrogenase, producing the protein MGLEPNTVDLFVIGGGINGAGIARDAAGRGLSVVLCEKDDLAEGTSSRSGKLVHGGLRYLEYYEFRLVREALIEREVLLKAAPHIIWPMRFVLPHSPQDRPAWLVRLGLFLYDHLGGRKKLPGTRTLDLRRDPEGAPLLDRYTNGFEYSDCWVDDARLVVLNAVGAAERGAEVLTRSSAVSARREDGAWTVTTKNSMTGQTRIFRARCVVNAAGPWVSDVIGRVAGSNSSRNVRLVKGSHIIVPKFWQGANAYLVQNHDRRVIFINPYEGDMALIGTTDIAYDGRAEDVKADESEIDYLLAAVNRYFKEKLRRQDVLHSFSGVRPLFDDGKGNPSAVTRDYVFDLDETGGVPLLNVFGGKITTFRELAERGMRRLKHIFPQMGEDWTRNAPLPGGEIPNADYETFTNSLREAYPWMARDLVHHYGRLYGARTKDVVKDAASIDGLGRHHGGLLYEAEVRYLVAKEWARTPDDILLRRTKHYLHLTEAERHAFARWFEAERLAEAA; encoded by the coding sequence ATGGGGCTTGAACCGAACACGGTCGATCTCTTCGTCATCGGCGGCGGCATCAATGGCGCCGGCATCGCCCGAGACGCGGCAGGTCGCGGCCTGTCGGTCGTGCTGTGCGAAAAAGACGACCTCGCCGAGGGCACCTCCTCGCGCTCCGGCAAGCTGGTGCATGGCGGCCTGCGCTATCTCGAATATTACGAGTTCCGGCTGGTACGCGAAGCGCTGATCGAGCGCGAGGTGCTGCTCAAGGCCGCGCCCCACATCATCTGGCCGATGCGCTTCGTGCTGCCGCACAGTCCGCAGGACCGGCCGGCCTGGCTGGTGCGGCTCGGCCTGTTTCTTTACGACCACCTGGGCGGCCGGAAAAAGCTGCCGGGCACGCGCACGCTCGACCTCAGACGCGATCCGGAAGGAGCACCGTTGCTCGACCGGTACACGAACGGCTTCGAGTATTCCGACTGCTGGGTGGACGACGCGCGGCTCGTGGTGCTGAACGCTGTCGGCGCGGCCGAGCGCGGCGCCGAGGTGCTCACCCGCTCGTCTGCCGTTTCCGCCCGCCGCGAAGATGGCGCTTGGACGGTGACGACGAAAAATTCGATGACGGGGCAAACGCGCATTTTCCGCGCCCGCTGCGTCGTCAATGCCGCCGGCCCGTGGGTTTCAGACGTCATTGGCCGTGTCGCGGGATCGAACTCGTCGCGCAACGTGCGCCTCGTCAAAGGCAGCCACATCATCGTGCCGAAGTTCTGGCAGGGTGCGAATGCCTATCTGGTGCAGAATCACGACAGGCGCGTTATCTTCATCAACCCCTATGAAGGGGACATGGCGCTGATCGGAACCACCGACATCGCCTATGACGGCCGCGCCGAGGATGTGAAGGCCGACGAGTCCGAGATCGACTACCTGCTCGCGGCGGTGAACCGCTACTTCAAGGAGAAGCTGCGGCGCCAGGACGTGCTGCACTCCTTCTCCGGGGTGCGGCCGCTGTTCGACGACGGCAAGGGCAACCCGTCCGCCGTGACGCGCGATTACGTTTTCGACCTCGACGAAACCGGCGGCGTGCCACTGCTCAACGTCTTCGGCGGCAAGATCACCACTTTCCGCGAACTGGCCGAGCGCGGCATGCGCCGGCTGAAGCATATTTTCCCGCAGATGGGCGAGGACTGGACCAGGAATGCGCCGCTGCCCGGCGGCGAAATTCCCAATGCCGACTACGAGACCTTCACCAACAGCCTGCGCGAGGCTTATCCGTGGATGGCGCGCGATCTCGTGCATCACTACGGACGGCTCTACGGCGCGCGCACCAAGGACGTCGTCAAGGATGCGGCAAGCATAGATGGTCTTGGCCGCCATCACGGCGGGCTGCTCTACGAGGCGGAGGTACGCTATCTCGTCGCCAAGGAATGGGCGCGCACGCCGGACGACATCCTGCTTCGGCGCACCAAGCACTACCTGCATCTCACCGAGGCCGAACGGCACGCCTTCGCCAGATGGTTCGAGGCCGAGCGCCTTGCCGAGGCAGCGTGA
- a CDS encoding FGGY-family carbohydrate kinase, whose protein sequence is MAGADVIVGIDSGTSVIKAVAFDLSGRQIASASVPNRYASGADGSATQSLPQTWRDCAAALRGLGDKVENLGARTAALAVTGQGDGTWLVGRENKPVADAWLWLDARASSTVERLAAGPLSRARFEATGTGLNTCQQGSQMAHMDSYSPDLLDHAEVALHCKDWLYLNLTGVRATDPSEASFTFGNFRTRRYDDTVIEALGLSRRRKLLPEIVDGTMATHPLTAEAAAETGLKAGTPVSLGYVDMVMTALGAGVCGGEGDVACSIVGSTGVHMRAVPTNGVHLNKEGSGYVIALPIPGLVTQVQTNMATSLNIDWVLGLAADVLKEFGHEANHSELVGRIDQWLAASQPGQVVYHPYISDAGERGPFVNANARAGFVGLSVSHRYANVVRAVIEGLGLAIRDCYAAMGDLPSELRLSGGAARSKGLRGILSAAVHAPVRVSSREEAGAAGCAMMAAVAIGAYPDMNACVAEWVTPLLGPVETPDPALIAAYDDLFTAFRAARQVLGPAWDALAAARRNAAGASAETPEGARDGA, encoded by the coding sequence GTGGCTGGCGCTGATGTCATCGTAGGCATCGATTCCGGCACGTCGGTCATCAAGGCGGTCGCCTTCGATCTGAGCGGTCGTCAGATTGCGTCGGCTTCGGTTCCGAACCGATACGCGTCCGGTGCCGACGGCTCGGCGACGCAGTCGCTTCCCCAGACCTGGCGCGACTGCGCCGCGGCACTTCGAGGGCTCGGCGACAAGGTTGAAAACCTGGGCGCGCGCACCGCCGCTCTCGCGGTCACCGGACAGGGCGACGGCACCTGGCTCGTCGGTCGTGAAAACAAGCCGGTCGCCGATGCATGGCTCTGGCTCGACGCACGCGCGTCATCCACTGTCGAGCGCCTGGCCGCGGGTCCGCTCAGCCGCGCCCGCTTCGAGGCGACTGGAACAGGGCTGAATACCTGCCAGCAGGGCAGTCAGATGGCCCATATGGACAGTTACTCGCCCGACCTTCTCGACCATGCCGAAGTCGCGCTGCACTGCAAGGACTGGCTCTATCTGAACCTGACCGGTGTGCGCGCCACCGACCCCTCGGAGGCGAGCTTCACCTTCGGCAATTTCCGTACCCGCCGCTACGACGACACGGTCATCGAGGCGCTCGGCCTTTCCCGGCGGCGCAAGCTCTTGCCGGAGATCGTCGACGGCACGATGGCGACCCATCCGCTTACCGCCGAGGCGGCGGCCGAGACGGGGCTGAAAGCGGGTACTCCCGTCAGCCTCGGCTATGTCGATATGGTCATGACCGCGCTCGGCGCCGGGGTCTGCGGCGGCGAGGGAGACGTCGCCTGCTCGATCGTCGGCTCGACCGGCGTCCACATGCGTGCCGTGCCCACGAACGGGGTCCACCTCAACAAGGAGGGTTCGGGCTACGTCATTGCCCTGCCCATTCCGGGCCTGGTGACGCAGGTGCAGACCAACATGGCGACCTCGCTCAACATCGACTGGGTCCTTGGCCTGGCGGCGGATGTGCTGAAAGAATTCGGGCACGAGGCCAATCACAGTGAACTGGTCGGCCGCATCGATCAGTGGCTCGCCGCAAGCCAACCCGGCCAGGTGGTCTATCACCCCTACATTTCGGACGCCGGCGAGCGCGGACCGTTCGTCAATGCCAACGCCCGTGCCGGATTCGTCGGCCTGTCGGTCAGCCATCGCTATGCGAATGTGGTCCGTGCCGTCATCGAAGGGCTGGGGCTCGCCATACGCGACTGCTATGCGGCGATGGGCGACCTGCCGTCGGAACTGCGGCTTTCGGGTGGCGCGGCCCGTTCGAAGGGATTGCGCGGCATCCTGTCGGCGGCGGTTCATGCGCCGGTGCGCGTGTCGTCGCGCGAGGAAGCCGGTGCCGCCGGTTGCGCGATGATGGCGGCAGTCGCCATCGGCGCGTATCCCGACATGAACGCCTGCGTCGCCGAATGGGTCACGCCGCTGCTGGGGCCCGTCGAGACGCCCGATCCGGCGCTGATTGCGGCCTATGACGACCTTTTCACGGCATTCCGCGCGGCACGCCAGGTGCTGGGGCCTGCCTGGGATGCTCTGGCTGCCGCGCGCCGCAACGCGGCAGGCGCCTCCGCCGAAACGCCTGAAGGAGCAAGAGATGGGGCTTGA
- a CDS encoding D-ribose ABC transporter substrate-binding protein: MINKTRRMLLVAAATLPFMASHAWAAGLISIIVTDPANPYWLTEGQVAKATAESLGYTANVSAHKGDTNTESTMIDTAITNKSVAIILDPANADGSVGAIKKAVAANIPVFLVNAEINQDGLAKAQLVSNNAQGAAIGAQQWVEAIGDKGNYVELFGNPADNNAATRSNGYETVLTQYPDLKKAGKEVANWDRTQGYQKMQSLLQAHPDVAGVISGNDEMALGAIAALKEAGKLDQVKVGGFDGSPDAVAAVKAGEMQYTVLQPVAVFSAEAVKQADKFIKTGSTGASSEKQLFDCALITKDNVDKYTGPFTLSQ; the protein is encoded by the coding sequence ATGATCAATAAAACCAGAAGGATGCTCTTGGTCGCTGCCGCGACGCTGCCGTTCATGGCAAGCCATGCCTGGGCGGCGGGCTTGATCAGCATCATCGTGACCGATCCGGCCAATCCGTATTGGCTCACCGAGGGCCAGGTCGCCAAGGCCACAGCCGAGAGTCTCGGCTACACAGCCAATGTCAGCGCCCACAAGGGCGACACCAATACCGAAAGCACGATGATCGACACTGCCATCACCAACAAATCGGTGGCGATCATCCTCGACCCGGCCAATGCCGACGGTTCGGTCGGCGCGATCAAGAAGGCGGTCGCCGCCAACATCCCGGTCTTCCTGGTCAACGCCGAGATCAACCAGGATGGTCTCGCCAAGGCACAGCTCGTCTCCAACAACGCCCAAGGCGCCGCGATCGGCGCGCAGCAATGGGTCGAGGCGATCGGCGACAAGGGCAACTATGTCGAGTTGTTCGGCAACCCGGCCGACAACAATGCGGCGACACGCTCGAACGGCTATGAGACCGTGCTTACCCAGTATCCGGACCTCAAGAAGGCCGGCAAGGAAGTGGCCAACTGGGACCGCACCCAAGGCTACCAGAAAATGCAATCGCTGCTGCAGGCCCACCCCGACGTCGCGGGTGTCATTTCCGGCAACGACGAGATGGCCCTTGGCGCCATTGCGGCGCTGAAGGAAGCGGGCAAGCTCGACCAGGTGAAGGTCGGCGGCTTCGACGGCTCGCCGGACGCGGTCGCCGCCGTCAAGGCGGGCGAAATGCAATACACGGTACTGCAGCCTGTCGCGGTCTTCTCGGCCGAAGCCGTAAAGCAGGCCGACAAGTTCATCAAGACCGGCTCGACAGGCGCGTCCTCCGAGAAGCAGCTCTTCGATTGTGCCCTGATCACCAAGGACAATGTCGACAAATACACAGGGCCGTTTACGCTTTCCCAGTAA
- a CDS encoding DeoR/GlpR family DNA-binding transcription regulator, with protein sequence MKDREIRPEQALKTLAADQVPADSRHARQLARRRMMAEAVLAEGTMRIEDLTERFGISLMTAHRDLDELVEKGLLRKTRGIVSAAPTSLIESSDVYRSSRQSAEKRAIAQAASAFLEPGQAVFFDDSTTVLQLVPHLAARVPLTAITNSITLMNELKGTRDLTLLGLGGQFYNWCNAFMGPVTVTEIRRLRADRVFMSMSAITDGMVFHQSPEMVETKRAMFDSSAMRILLADHTKFERRALYAMCALNEFDVIVVDDGTPPRQIEAMKAGGMNVIVAPVRQGDAAASEL encoded by the coding sequence ATGAAAGATCGCGAGATTCGGCCCGAGCAGGCGTTGAAGACCCTTGCTGCGGATCAGGTGCCCGCCGACAGCCGCCACGCGCGTCAGCTTGCACGCCGCCGGATGATGGCCGAGGCCGTGCTGGCCGAGGGCACGATGCGCATCGAGGACCTCACCGAACGCTTCGGCATCAGCCTGATGACCGCGCACCGCGACCTGGACGAACTGGTCGAGAAGGGTCTGCTGCGCAAGACGCGCGGCATCGTCTCGGCCGCGCCGACCAGCCTCATCGAATCGAGCGACGTCTACCGCTCGTCGCGCCAGTCTGCCGAGAAGCGCGCGATCGCGCAGGCGGCGTCCGCCTTCCTGGAACCCGGCCAGGCCGTCTTCTTCGACGATTCCACCACCGTCCTGCAGCTCGTGCCGCATCTTGCGGCGCGCGTGCCGCTGACGGCGATCACCAATTCCATCACCCTGATGAACGAGTTGAAGGGCACGCGGGACCTCACGCTGCTCGGGCTTGGCGGCCAGTTCTACAACTGGTGCAATGCCTTCATGGGGCCGGTCACGGTCACGGAGATCCGGCGGCTGAGGGCCGATCGCGTCTTCATGTCGATGTCGGCCATCACCGACGGCATGGTGTTCCACCAGTCGCCGGAAATGGTCGAGACCAAACGCGCCATGTTCGACAGCTCCGCCATGCGCATCCTGCTGGCTGACCACACCAAGTTCGAGCGCCGGGCACTGTATGCCATGTGCGCGCTCAACGAGTTCGACGTCATCGTCGTCGACGATGGGACCCCACCCAGGCAGATCGAGGCGATGAAGGCAGGCGGCATGAACGTCATCGTCGCCCCCGTTCGGCAAGGAGACGCCGCGGCATCCGAATTGTAA
- a CDS encoding TIM barrel protein: protein MALTLSLNTNPLVNRFAEPDDLIETVARGLQLRDLQLTHEFINPSWPAPVVRRLTRRMTAALRRTGVRVLSGMTGPYGRLNHFGHPDRDVRRYYVDWFKTFADITADLGGVCVGTQFAIFTFRDYDDPVRREELIRIAVDCWAEVAEHAKAAGLQYVFWEPMSIGREFGQTIAECLKLQDRLTKAEMAVPMWMMADIDHGDVTSANPDDYDPYAWARAVPKVSPIIHIKQSLMDKGGHRPFTAEFNTRGRIHPEKLLKALAEGGAVDNEICLELSFKEREPDDRQVIPQIAESIAFWAPHIDTGVQSLNI, encoded by the coding sequence ATGGCGCTGACGCTTTCCCTGAACACCAACCCGCTGGTCAACCGCTTTGCCGAGCCGGACGACCTGATCGAGACCGTCGCCCGTGGCCTCCAGCTGCGCGACCTGCAGCTCACGCACGAGTTCATTAATCCGAGCTGGCCGGCGCCGGTGGTCCGGCGGCTGACCCGGCGGATGACGGCGGCCCTGCGGCGCACCGGCGTCCGGGTCTTGAGCGGCATGACCGGTCCCTATGGCCGGCTCAACCATTTCGGTCATCCCGACCGCGACGTGCGCCGATACTATGTCGACTGGTTCAAGACCTTCGCCGACATAACCGCCGACCTCGGCGGTGTTTGCGTCGGCACCCAGTTCGCCATCTTCACCTTCAGAGACTATGACGATCCGGTCCGGCGTGAGGAGCTGATCCGCATCGCCGTCGACTGTTGGGCGGAGGTGGCCGAGCACGCCAAGGCGGCTGGCCTGCAGTACGTTTTCTGGGAACCGATGAGCATCGGGCGCGAGTTCGGCCAGACGATCGCCGAATGCCTGAAGCTGCAGGACAGGCTGACCAAGGCCGAAATGGCGGTGCCGATGTGGATGATGGCCGACATCGACCATGGCGACGTGACCAGCGCCAATCCGGACGACTACGATCCCTATGCCTGGGCCCGCGCGGTCCCCAAGGTATCGCCGATCATCCACATCAAGCAAAGCCTTATGGACAAGGGCGGACACCGCCCCTTCACCGCCGAGTTCAACACCAGGGGCCGCATCCATCCCGAGAAGCTGCTGAAGGCGTTGGCCGAAGGTGGCGCCGTCGATAACGAGATCTGCCTGGAGCTGAGTTTCAAGGAACGGGAACCGGATGATCGGCAGGTCATTCCGCAGATCGCCGAAAGCATAGCCTTCTGGGCGCCCCATATCGACACCGGCGTGCAAAGCCTGAATATCTGA
- a CDS encoding sugar ABC transporter ATP-binding protein, which translates to MSDVATSRPAGEVVLAARNIAKSYNGVKALKGVNFDIHRGQVTTLFGENGAGKSTLMKILSGVVQPTSGEVILDGRPIVFSSSTDARSHGISIIHQELSLAPNLSVRDNIFMGREINGPTGVDYAEEERQVRELLAELEEDIDPLTLVEELRLGQQQIVEIARALSVDSRILIMDEPTSALSATEVEVLFKVIRDLTARGVSIVYISHHLEEALQITDHAVVLRDGNMTAYAPRADIDLEWIVRNMVGENYDLGNPPTGYDFGPVMLSVRNLTVPDPAGGGYNVVDRMSLDVRAGEIVCIYGLMGAGRTELLEAVAGKLSATSGEIVLEGKEISHLAIGERIARGLALVPEDRQRYGLVQTMSVGQNLSLASIKEFTRGVFTSLKLERALIQKSIRNVTVKTDGPDVPIGSLSGGNQQKVVIGKMLATDPKVILLDEPSRGIDIGAKAEVFRILAAHAAAGQAVVYTTSEVNECLSIAHRIIIMRRGRISAEFTSDITKEKIMAASGEAVAA; encoded by the coding sequence ATGAGCGACGTCGCGACCTCCCGGCCAGCCGGTGAAGTGGTTCTGGCGGCGCGCAACATCGCCAAATCCTACAACGGTGTGAAGGCGCTGAAGGGCGTCAACTTCGACATTCACCGCGGCCAGGTGACGACACTGTTCGGCGAGAACGGAGCCGGCAAGTCGACGCTGATGAAAATCCTCTCCGGTGTGGTGCAGCCGACGTCCGGCGAGGTCATTCTCGACGGCCGGCCCATCGTGTTTTCCTCTTCAACCGACGCGCGAAGCCACGGCATCTCGATCATTCATCAGGAGCTCAGCCTCGCGCCCAATCTGTCGGTCCGCGACAACATCTTCATGGGCCGCGAGATCAATGGTCCGACCGGCGTCGACTACGCCGAGGAGGAACGCCAGGTCCGCGAATTGCTGGCGGAACTCGAAGAGGATATCGATCCGCTCACCCTTGTTGAGGAACTGCGCCTCGGACAGCAGCAGATCGTCGAGATCGCCCGGGCGCTTTCGGTCGACAGCCGGATACTCATCATGGACGAGCCGACATCGGCGCTTTCCGCCACCGAGGTCGAGGTTCTTTTCAAGGTGATCCGCGACCTCACCGCCAGGGGCGTGTCGATCGTCTACATCTCGCACCATCTCGAGGAGGCCCTGCAGATCACCGATCACGCCGTGGTGCTGCGGGACGGCAACATGACCGCCTACGCGCCGCGCGCCGATATCGATCTGGAATGGATCGTGCGCAACATGGTCGGCGAGAACTATGATTTGGGCAATCCACCGACCGGCTACGATTTCGGCCCGGTCATGCTCTCGGTCCGCAACCTTACGGTGCCCGATCCGGCCGGAGGCGGCTACAACGTCGTCGACCGCATGTCGCTCGACGTCAGGGCCGGCGAGATAGTCTGCATCTATGGCCTGATGGGGGCCGGCAGGACGGAATTGCTCGAAGCCGTCGCCGGCAAGCTGAGCGCGACATCCGGCGAGATCGTGCTCGAAGGCAAGGAGATTTCCCACCTCGCCATCGGCGAGCGCATCGCCCGCGGCCTTGCGCTCGTGCCCGAGGACCGCCAGCGCTACGGGCTCGTCCAGACGATGTCGGTCGGGCAGAATCTTTCGCTCGCCTCGATCAAGGAGTTCACGCGCGGGGTCTTCACCTCCCTCAAGCTCGAGCGGGCATTGATCCAGAAATCGATCAGGAACGTGACCGTGAAGACCGACGGACCGGATGTGCCGATCGGGTCGTTGTCGGGCGGCAACCAGCAGAAGGTGGTCATCGGCAAGATGCTCGCCACCGATCCCAAGGTTATCCTGCTGGATGAACCCAGTCGCGGCATCGACATCGGCGCCAAGGCCGAGGTGTTCCGGATCCTGGCGGCCCACGCGGCGGCCGGGCAAGCCGTCGTCTACACGACCTCGGAAGTGAACGAGTGCCTGTCGATCGCCCACCGCATCATCATCATGCGGCGCGGCCGGATCTCTGCCGAGTTCACCTCGGACATCACCAAGGAAAAGATCATGGCCGCCTCGGGCGAGGCCGTGGCGGCCTGA
- a CDS encoding DUF2291 domain-containing protein, producing the protein MNVMSAQTPKAPAASRRGLMIAIGLGVVVLAAIALDTKVVRIGSSADVSQEAFSPDRFGEKEFPRIQAFVVEHAVDAATFGPAVMADKNAAAKQYGTASSTGAMISIRLTAVAGEAKSGVYDLKADGVPADIHVRVQTGPAINGTDLRDAPGDIAFGKFKNQIEYQDAGSGINRAMKKTVLDGIDTAALSGKTLEVFGVFRLINPKNWLITPVKVTVK; encoded by the coding sequence ATGAATGTCATGTCAGCCCAGACGCCGAAGGCCCCTGCTGCGTCGCGCCGCGGCCTGATGATTGCGATCGGTCTCGGTGTCGTGGTCCTTGCCGCGATCGCGCTCGACACAAAGGTCGTCCGGATCGGATCGTCCGCCGACGTCAGCCAGGAGGCGTTTTCGCCCGACCGGTTCGGCGAAAAGGAGTTTCCGCGCATCCAGGCATTCGTTGTCGAGCACGCCGTCGACGCCGCGACCTTCGGACCGGCGGTCATGGCCGACAAGAACGCAGCCGCCAAGCAGTATGGAACTGCCTCATCGACCGGCGCAATGATCTCGATCAGGCTGACGGCGGTGGCAGGCGAAGCGAAATCCGGCGTCTACGACCTCAAGGCCGACGGCGTGCCGGCCGACATCCACGTGCGGGTGCAGACCGGCCCGGCCATCAACGGGACCGACTTGCGCGACGCGCCGGGCGACATCGCCTTCGGCAAGTTCAAGAACCAGATCGAGTACCAGGACGCCGGCTCGGGCATCAACCGCGCCATGAAGAAGACGGTCCTTGATGGGATCGACACCGCGGCCCTCTCCGGCAAGACGCTGGAAGTCTTCGGCGTCTTCCGTCTCATCAACCCGAAGAACTGGCTGATCACGCCGGTGAAGGTCACCGTCAAATGA
- a CDS encoding FGGY-family carbohydrate kinase: MPCLLGIDSGLTMTKAVVFDEAGAPLAVARRRVAQIMSEPRHVERDMNGLWRAAAEAIAQALSDCGRPASDIAAVATTAHGDGLYMLDRDRQPLGHGILSLDSRAGDVAARWNADGTARKALSQTGQAPHASAPSSLLAWIRDHEPERFAHIGHVLACKDWLRFCLTGSLGTDLTEASTSFTAVDTQAYAPDILSIFGLEALGDALPPIARPDELVGTITAQAARDTGLVAGTPVVAGLHDVTASALGIGGYGEGVVAIVAGTYSINETVSAAPRIDARWFCRNGLKPGEWNNMSISPASAANYDWFLDTLCGSERAQAEADGRSIHAIVGPEIEAALARPSTLLFHPYLFGSPHGPAASAGFLGLRGWHDRGDMLRAVIEGIAFNHRVHVDALREGFPAREARLTGGISRNSAFAQIFADVLGMPITVTETEEAAAWGAALCAGAGVGLFASPRHDPRELATLGRAYRPDPERSAAMDKRYRLHCDIANRLADAWPSIEALAEKGKP; the protein is encoded by the coding sequence ATGCCCTGTCTGCTGGGAATTGATAGCGGCCTGACCATGACCAAGGCGGTGGTTTTCGACGAGGCCGGCGCCCCGCTGGCCGTGGCCCGCCGCCGGGTGGCGCAGATCATGTCCGAGCCGCGCCACGTCGAGCGCGATATGAACGGCCTTTGGCGGGCTGCCGCCGAAGCGATCGCGCAAGCGCTGTCCGATTGCGGCCGACCGGCCTCCGACATCGCCGCCGTCGCCACCACTGCGCACGGCGACGGGCTCTATATGCTCGATCGTGATCGCCAGCCGCTCGGACACGGCATCCTGTCGCTGGACAGCCGGGCTGGAGACGTTGCGGCCCGATGGAACGCCGATGGGACGGCCAGGAAGGCTCTGTCGCAGACCGGTCAGGCGCCGCATGCCTCGGCGCCGTCTTCGCTGCTGGCCTGGATACGCGATCACGAGCCGGAGCGCTTTGCCCATATCGGCCACGTGCTTGCCTGCAAGGACTGGCTGCGTTTCTGCCTGACGGGAAGCCTCGGCACCGATCTCACCGAAGCGAGCACTTCGTTCACGGCGGTCGATACGCAAGCATACGCGCCGGACATCCTCTCGATCTTCGGTCTCGAAGCGCTCGGCGATGCCCTGCCGCCGATCGCGCGGCCGGACGAGTTGGTCGGCACCATTACGGCGCAAGCGGCCCGGGACACGGGCCTCGTCGCCGGCACGCCGGTTGTGGCCGGCCTGCACGACGTGACCGCCTCGGCGCTTGGCATCGGCGGCTATGGCGAGGGCGTGGTCGCCATCGTTGCCGGCACCTATTCGATCAACGAGACGGTCTCGGCCGCGCCACGCATCGATGCCCGGTGGTTCTGCCGCAACGGATTGAAGCCCGGCGAATGGAACAACATGTCGATCTCGCCGGCGTCGGCGGCGAACTACGACTGGTTCCTCGACACGCTGTGCGGTTCCGAACGGGCGCAGGCGGAAGCTGACGGGCGCTCGATCCACGCCATCGTCGGTCCGGAAATCGAGGCGGCGTTGGCGCGGCCGTCGACACTGCTCTTCCATCCCTATCTGTTCGGCTCGCCGCATGGTCCGGCTGCCAGCGCCGGCTTCCTCGGGCTGCGCGGCTGGCATGACCGCGGCGACATGCTGCGGGCGGTGATCGAAGGCATTGCCTTCAACCATCGCGTTCACGTCGATGCGCTGCGCGAAGGCTTCCCGGCGCGCGAGGCGCGGCTGACCGGCGGCATTTCCCGTAATTCCGCCTTCGCGCAGATCTTCGCCGATGTGCTCGGCATGCCGATCACGGTCACCGAGACGGAGGAGGCCGCCGCGTGGGGCGCGGCGCTGTGCGCCGGAGCCGGCGTCGGCCTGTTCGCTTCCCCACGGCACGATCCGCGCGAGCTCGCCACGCTCGGCCGCGCCTACCGGCCCGACCCCGAGCGCAGCGCTGCCATGGACAAGCGCTACCGGCTGCACTGCGACATCGCCAACCGCCTCGCCGACGCCTGGCCGTCGATCGAAGCGCTCGCGGAAAAGGGGAAGCCATGA
- a CDS encoding ABC transporter permease, translating into MTQTSANRISSPASAVKGTTSLIKLLLKGRAFFALIAIIVVFSFLSPNYLTVSNLLIMSSHVAIYGILAIGMLVVILSGGIDLSVGSILALCGVVAGALMQGIELKPLGVILFAPVWAVVVLTCSLGAVLGALNGILIAWFRVPAFVTTLGVMYMARGVALLMTNGLTYNNLAGRPELGNTGFDWLGFNRLFGVPISVVVLAVLAVLTGLMLSRSSFGRWLYASGGNENAADLSGVPVKRVKITVYTLSGILSAIAGLVLSSQLTSAGPTAGTTYELTAIAAVVIGGAALTGGRGTVRGTMLGAFVIGFLSDGLVIIGVSSYWQTVFTGAVIVLAVLMNTIQYGARGVRQ; encoded by the coding sequence ATGACGCAAACGAGCGCCAACCGCATCTCTTCCCCGGCCTCAGCCGTCAAGGGAACAACCAGCCTCATCAAGCTTTTGCTGAAGGGCCGCGCTTTCTTCGCGCTGATTGCCATCATCGTCGTCTTTTCGTTCCTCTCGCCGAACTACCTCACCGTCTCCAATCTGCTGATCATGTCCTCGCATGTGGCCATCTACGGCATACTCGCGATCGGCATGCTGGTGGTCATACTCAGCGGCGGCATCGACCTGTCGGTCGGCTCGATCCTGGCGCTGTGCGGCGTCGTCGCGGGCGCGCTGATGCAGGGCATAGAGCTGAAACCGCTTGGCGTCATCCTGTTTGCGCCGGTGTGGGCCGTGGTCGTGCTGACCTGCTCGCTCGGCGCCGTGCTCGGCGCGCTCAACGGCATCCTGATCGCCTGGTTCAGGGTACCCGCTTTCGTCACCACTCTGGGAGTCATGTACATGGCGCGCGGCGTCGCGCTGCTGATGACCAACGGCCTCACTTACAACAACCTCGCCGGCAGGCCGGAGCTCGGCAACACCGGCTTCGACTGGCTTGGCTTCAACCGGCTCTTCGGCGTGCCGATCAGCGTGGTGGTCCTGGCGGTCCTCGCCGTGCTGACCGGGCTGATGCTCAGCCGCTCCTCCTTCGGCCGCTGGCTCTACGCCTCTGGCGGCAACGAGAACGCGGCCGACCTGTCGGGCGTGCCGGTCAAGCGGGTCAAGATCACGGTCTACACGCTCTCCGGCATCCTGTCGGCGATCGCCGGCTTGGTGCTCTCTTCGCAGTTGACTTCGGCCGGACCGACCGCCGGCACCACCTACGAGCTGACCGCGATCGCGGCGGTGGTCATCGGCGGCGCCGCGCTGACCGGCGGCCGCGGCACGGTGCGCGGCACCATGCTCGGCGCGTTCGTCATCGGCTTTCTTTCGGACGGCCTCGTCATCATCGGCGTGTCGTCCTACTGGCAGACCGTCTTCACCGGCGCCGTCATCGTGCTCGCCGTGCTCATGAACACCATCCAGTACGGGGCCCGCGGCGTCCGACAATGA